The proteins below come from a single Drosophila busckii strain San Diego stock center, stock number 13000-0081.31 chromosome X, ASM1175060v1, whole genome shotgun sequence genomic window:
- the LOC108606698 gene encoding uncharacterized protein LOC108606698 isoform X1, with amino-acid sequence MKCYNMTDPSIGSSSPHWANLISSNNMPTFVIESTPHNVTYNVPLVPPAAAQQLPLLMSGQMSPYAPVFHPMGSYASHLMALEQAAQINPVPAPPPPPRPMDPNLEDFYDRAPISEILLYNGQPPAHVQTFLYPVEANLNLMPQQQPQQQQPPVAAGPIRGPWWSEQHVEQQSQVLAPPTPTASPTFEGWRHAHKQSMDVAKTLAAAQHIPVFIPCQHSTAAKIAREFWPEMLREEQVESTAVAGTSTCNSNSNNSDDNDSNNNSNNNNNDDNNNEDNNNDDDDDDNSEELWQNVDQLLAAITAATASAATEWRGHILGSEWWPRALPAIPQELRLLPPRDPWFESEAKLPAPRREWWQAAAFKPKKKPQAAAQPPVQLVHPRKADCWLPYGYVPQLAVAPTAAPSFATKVKVELPAAAAAAMSTLPLQPTGMGTEAGGNNISYSFTSSSSSSSIDALSDFPSFEEFASQVSDCSLSSSEYMATLRNLIMRAHNLMLPLLRGRFAKMSQAQMAAYTTALLGVTPLHPSLFLPTLSTQSSDRPWLDVRADHLPPPSHPPLDLPRTKQRPMRFDVGTQTEYHCWCMHISMYPPPPLPPHVPPPPCGAHFAGPPPPPQPNGPCLMAPCASFWGRPMAVPVHPHARPHAFPHAPQMQRAPTPASHYGYRFNTYSLPYNGQQQQQQCPRAMPSRMTAPVLGDDSLSPMPMLAINQLAMMPPPVPFPIPVPAPLPQQQHQISKQQQEPSSGGSSNSSYSSSSSLSSEQLVAQSLLLPQLGTDSCSANCSGNINSSGSGIGNGSGVDSQFSCSSSGMSDQLSDSMISVSSVLQSSTSNLPSSSLSSSVDNNDNDNDNDKDNDNDAQSVSDNDIQGPDRSTETESEILGDNDEDNDDDNDNCNDVREAVAVLNVPFDYEPPDSNHSIDKSQSASGSGSGSSNSNSDTSNSNNLNESMEQDQAPKDEVDEAGEIEKELGQELDEEDKHPGKQYSSLFMQPTGPMMPTMPPMPLMRLIVSQNSNRVDPSPMMYEINDNVFVNPNVTPHLVNNMGVMPPSGTQMNHNGPSMTNVPPNIHFMPNELLPDAAPTLPAPTPPLLNTYGMHYPSDYQPAVALPLSIQQGAAAQPQVAPPAPPPPPPPPPPPPLPPTPPPQPPSPHWHDASCKDCAYTNHVLQFDASHAPQLDMSMNMNMNMNPYSYHFTEHSASQENNAATNYEGVNRPPSLYIPNPHFRY; translated from the exons ATGAAGTGTTACAACATGACAGATCCATCCATAGGCTCATCATCGCCGCACTGGGCCAATCTCATCTCCAGCAACAACATGCCGACTTTTg TAATCGAGTCGACGCCACATAATGTGACCTACAATGTGCCGTTGGTGccgccagcggcagcgcagcAATTGCCGCTGCTCATGAGCGGCCAAATGTCGCCCTATGCGCCCGTATTCCATCCCATGGGCTCGTATGCCTCGCATCTGATGGCGCTGGAGCAGGCGGCGCAGATAAATCCAGTGCCggcgccaccgccaccaccacgcCCCATGGATCCAAACCTAGAGGATTTCTACGATCGTGCGCCAATATCAGAGATATTGCTGTACAATGGGCAACCGCCAGCGCATGTGCAAACATTTCTATACCCCGTTGAGGCGAATCTCAATCtaatgccgcagcagcagccgcagcagcagcagccgccggtGGCAGCCGGACCGATACGTGGTCCATGGTGGTCCGAGCAGCACGTAGAGCAGCAATCGCAAGTCTTGGCTCCCCCCACACCGACAGCCTCACCCACATTTGAGGGCTGGCGTCATGCGCACAAACAGTCCATGGATGTGGCCAAGACTCTGGCGGCTGCGCAGCACATCCCAGTGTTTATCCCTTGTCAGCattcaacagcagctaaaatagCGCGAGAGTTTTGGCCGGAAATGTTGAGAGAGGAGCAAGTGGAGTCCACAGCAGTTGCGGGGACttcaacatgcaacagcaacagcaacaacagcgacgacaacgacagcaacaacaacagcaataataataacaacgacgacaacaacaacgaagacaacaacaacgacgacgacgacgacgacaacagcgAGGAGCTTTGGCAAAATGTTGATCAACTGTTGGCAGCGATTACAGCGGCTACTGCATCTGCCGCTACTGAATGGCGTGGCCATATCTTAGGCTCGGAATGGTGGCCCAGAGCATTGCCAGCAATCCCACAGGAGCTTCGTTTGCTGCCGCCACGTGATCCATGGTTCGAATCAGAAGCCAAATTGCCAGCACCGCGGCGGGAAtggtggcaagcagcagccttTAAGCCCAAAAAGAAGCCACAGGCAGCAGCTCAGCCGCCAGTTCAGCTGGTGCACCCACGCAAGGCCGACTGCTGGCTGCCCTATGGCTATGTGCCACAACTTGCTgtagcaccaacagcagcgccgTCATTTGCAACTAAAGTGAAAGTTGAacttccagcagcagcagcagcagcaatgtcaaCTTTACCGCTACAGCCAACCGGAATGGGAACCGAAGCTGgtggcaacaacatcagctacagcttcaccagcagcagtagcagcagtagcatCGATGCTCTATCCGACTTTCCCTCATTCGAGGAATTTGCCAGCCAGGTGAGTGACTGCAGCTTATCCAGCTCCGAGTATATGGCGACACTAAGAAATCTGATAATGCGTGCGCACAACCtcatgctgccgctgctgcgtggTCGCTTCGCCAAAATGTCGCAAGCACAGATGGCGGCATACACTACCGCCCTATTGGGCGTGACGCCGTTGCATCCGAGTCTCTTTCTGCCAACG CTTTCCACACAGAGCTCTGATCGCCCTTGGCTAGACGTCCGTGCAGATCATTTGCCGCCGCCGAGTCATCCGCCGCTGGATCTACCGCGTACAAAG CAACGTCCGATGCGCTTCGATGTGGGCACACAGACCGAGTATCATTGTTGGTGCATGCACATTAGCATGTATCCGCCGCCGCCTCTGCCCCCGCACGTACCACCGCCTCCTTGTGGCGCACACTTTGCAgggccgccgccaccaccgcaGCCGAATGGGCCCTGCCTGATGGCTCCCTGTGCTAGCTTCTGGGGCAGACCGATGG CAGTGCCTGTGCATCCGCATGCGCGTCCTCATGCCTTCCCCCATGCACCTCAAATGCAGCGAGCGCCGACGCCAGCCTCGCACTATGGCTATCGTTTCAATACCTACAGCTTGCCCTAcaatgggcagcagcagcagcagcagtgcccaCGGGCCATGCCTAGTCGAATGACGGCGCCAGTTTTGGGCGATGATAGTCTTAGCCCCATGCCAATGCTAGCGATTAATCAGCTAGCAATGATGCCGCCCCCCGTCCCGTTCCCAATTCCAGTGCCAGCGCcattgccacagcagcaacaccaaatatcaaagcagcaacaagaaccaagcagcggtggcagcagcaattcctCCTACAGCAGCTCCTCTAGCTTAAGTTCTGAGCAGCTCGTAGCGCAAagcttgctgctgccccagctAGGCACTGACAGTTGCAGCGCCAATTGCAGCGGCAATATCAatagcagtggcagtggcattgGCAACGGAAGTGGGGTCGACAGTCAATTTTCCTGCTCGTCGAGCGGAATGTCAGATCAGTTGTCGGATAGTATGATAAGTGTCTCTTCGGTGTTGCAATCAAGCACGTCCAATTTGCCTTCAAGCAGTTTGAGCTCCTCAGTGGACAACAAtgataacgataacgataacgacAAGGACAATGATAACGATGCGCAAAGTGTGAGCGATAATGATATTCAAGGCCCAGATAGGTCGACAGAGACCGAAAGTGAAATTTTGGGTGACAACGATGAGGATAACGATGACGATAACGATAACTGTAACGATGTCAGAGAAGCTGTAGCTGTGCTCAATGTGCCCTTTGACTATGAACCGCCTGACAGCAACCACAGTATCGATAAGTCACAAAGCGCctctggcagcggcagcggcagcagcaacagcaacagtgacaccagcaacagcaacaatctcAACGAGTCGATGGAGCAAGATCAAGCACCAAAAGATGAAGTCGACGAAGCTGGTGAAATTGAAAAAGAGCTAGGGCAAGAGCTAGATGAAGAGGATAAACATCCTGGCAAGCAATACAGCAGCTTGTTTATGCAACCCACTGGTCCCATGATGCCCACCATGCCACCCATGCCGCTAATGCGTTTAATCGTCTCACAGAATAGCAATCGAGTCGATCCCTCGCCCATGATGTACGAGATTAACGACAATGTCTTTGTCAATCCCAATGTAACGCCACACTTGGTCAACAACATGGGCGTAATGCCACCCAGTGGCACCCAAATGAACCACAATGGACCCAGCATGACCAACGTGCCACCCAACATTCATTTCATGCCAAACGAACTGCTGCCCGACGCTGCCCCAACGTTGCCAGCGCCAACTCCGCCTTTGTTAAATACCTATGGCATGCACTATCCATCTGACTATCAGCCGGCGGTCGCGCTGCCACTGTCAATAcagcaaggagcagcagcacagcctCAAGTAGCACCTCCAGCACctccaccgccgccgccgccgccgccgccgccgccactgccaCCAACGCCACCGCCACAGCCACCATCGCCCCATTGGCATGACGCAAGCTGCAAGGACTGCGCCTACACCAATCATGTCCTGCAGTTCGACGCCTCACACGCCCCGCAATTGGATATGAGCATGAACATGAACATGAATATGAATCCCTACTCATATCACTTTACTGAGCATAGTGCAAGTCAGGAGAATAATGCGGCCACCAACTATGAAGGCGTCAATAGACCACCCTCCCTCTATATACCTAATCCACACTTTAGATACTGA
- the LOC108606698 gene encoding uncharacterized protein LOC108606698 isoform X2: protein MKCYNMTDPSIGSSSPHWANLISSNNMPTFVIESTPHNVTYNVPLVPPAAAQQLPLLMSGQMSPYAPVFHPMGSYASHLMALEQAAQINPVPAPPPPPRPMDPNLEDFYDRAPISEILLYNGQPPAHVQTFLYPVEANLNLMPQQQPQQQQPPVAAGPIRGPWWSEQHVEQQSQVLAPPTPTASPTFEGWRHAHKQSMDVAKTLAAAQHIPVFIPCQHSTAAKIAREFWPEMLREEQVESTAVAGTSTCNSNSNNSDDNDSNNNSNNNNNDDNNNEDNNNDDDDDDNSEELWQNVDQLLAAITAATASAATEWRGHILGSEWWPRALPAIPQELRLLPPRDPWFESEAKLPAPRREWWQAAAFKPKKKPQAAAQPPVQLVHPRKADCWLPYGYVPQLAVAPTAAPSFATKVKVELPAAAAAAMSTLPLQPTGMGTEAGGNNISYSFTSSSSSSSIDALSDFPSFEEFASQVSDCSLSSSEYMATLRNLIMRAHNLMLPLLRGRFAKMSQAQMAAYTTALLGVTPLHPSLFLPTLSTQSSDRPWLDVRADHLPPPSHPPLDLPRTKQRPMRFDVGTQTEYHCWCMHISMYPPPPLPPHVPPPPCGAHFAGPPPPPQPNGPCLMAPCASFWGRPMVPVHPHARPHAFPHAPQMQRAPTPASHYGYRFNTYSLPYNGQQQQQQCPRAMPSRMTAPVLGDDSLSPMPMLAINQLAMMPPPVPFPIPVPAPLPQQQHQISKQQQEPSSGGSSNSSYSSSSSLSSEQLVAQSLLLPQLGTDSCSANCSGNINSSGSGIGNGSGVDSQFSCSSSGMSDQLSDSMISVSSVLQSSTSNLPSSSLSSSVDNNDNDNDNDKDNDNDAQSVSDNDIQGPDRSTETESEILGDNDEDNDDDNDNCNDVREAVAVLNVPFDYEPPDSNHSIDKSQSASGSGSGSSNSNSDTSNSNNLNESMEQDQAPKDEVDEAGEIEKELGQELDEEDKHPGKQYSSLFMQPTGPMMPTMPPMPLMRLIVSQNSNRVDPSPMMYEINDNVFVNPNVTPHLVNNMGVMPPSGTQMNHNGPSMTNVPPNIHFMPNELLPDAAPTLPAPTPPLLNTYGMHYPSDYQPAVALPLSIQQGAAAQPQVAPPAPPPPPPPPPPPPLPPTPPPQPPSPHWHDASCKDCAYTNHVLQFDASHAPQLDMSMNMNMNMNPYSYHFTEHSASQENNAATNYEGVNRPPSLYIPNPHFRY, encoded by the exons ATGAAGTGTTACAACATGACAGATCCATCCATAGGCTCATCATCGCCGCACTGGGCCAATCTCATCTCCAGCAACAACATGCCGACTTTTg TAATCGAGTCGACGCCACATAATGTGACCTACAATGTGCCGTTGGTGccgccagcggcagcgcagcAATTGCCGCTGCTCATGAGCGGCCAAATGTCGCCCTATGCGCCCGTATTCCATCCCATGGGCTCGTATGCCTCGCATCTGATGGCGCTGGAGCAGGCGGCGCAGATAAATCCAGTGCCggcgccaccgccaccaccacgcCCCATGGATCCAAACCTAGAGGATTTCTACGATCGTGCGCCAATATCAGAGATATTGCTGTACAATGGGCAACCGCCAGCGCATGTGCAAACATTTCTATACCCCGTTGAGGCGAATCTCAATCtaatgccgcagcagcagccgcagcagcagcagccgccggtGGCAGCCGGACCGATACGTGGTCCATGGTGGTCCGAGCAGCACGTAGAGCAGCAATCGCAAGTCTTGGCTCCCCCCACACCGACAGCCTCACCCACATTTGAGGGCTGGCGTCATGCGCACAAACAGTCCATGGATGTGGCCAAGACTCTGGCGGCTGCGCAGCACATCCCAGTGTTTATCCCTTGTCAGCattcaacagcagctaaaatagCGCGAGAGTTTTGGCCGGAAATGTTGAGAGAGGAGCAAGTGGAGTCCACAGCAGTTGCGGGGACttcaacatgcaacagcaacagcaacaacagcgacgacaacgacagcaacaacaacagcaataataataacaacgacgacaacaacaacgaagacaacaacaacgacgacgacgacgacgacaacagcgAGGAGCTTTGGCAAAATGTTGATCAACTGTTGGCAGCGATTACAGCGGCTACTGCATCTGCCGCTACTGAATGGCGTGGCCATATCTTAGGCTCGGAATGGTGGCCCAGAGCATTGCCAGCAATCCCACAGGAGCTTCGTTTGCTGCCGCCACGTGATCCATGGTTCGAATCAGAAGCCAAATTGCCAGCACCGCGGCGGGAAtggtggcaagcagcagccttTAAGCCCAAAAAGAAGCCACAGGCAGCAGCTCAGCCGCCAGTTCAGCTGGTGCACCCACGCAAGGCCGACTGCTGGCTGCCCTATGGCTATGTGCCACAACTTGCTgtagcaccaacagcagcgccgTCATTTGCAACTAAAGTGAAAGTTGAacttccagcagcagcagcagcagcaatgtcaaCTTTACCGCTACAGCCAACCGGAATGGGAACCGAAGCTGgtggcaacaacatcagctacagcttcaccagcagcagtagcagcagtagcatCGATGCTCTATCCGACTTTCCCTCATTCGAGGAATTTGCCAGCCAGGTGAGTGACTGCAGCTTATCCAGCTCCGAGTATATGGCGACACTAAGAAATCTGATAATGCGTGCGCACAACCtcatgctgccgctgctgcgtggTCGCTTCGCCAAAATGTCGCAAGCACAGATGGCGGCATACACTACCGCCCTATTGGGCGTGACGCCGTTGCATCCGAGTCTCTTTCTGCCAACG CTTTCCACACAGAGCTCTGATCGCCCTTGGCTAGACGTCCGTGCAGATCATTTGCCGCCGCCGAGTCATCCGCCGCTGGATCTACCGCGTACAAAG CAACGTCCGATGCGCTTCGATGTGGGCACACAGACCGAGTATCATTGTTGGTGCATGCACATTAGCATGTATCCGCCGCCGCCTCTGCCCCCGCACGTACCACCGCCTCCTTGTGGCGCACACTTTGCAgggccgccgccaccaccgcaGCCGAATGGGCCCTGCCTGATGGCTCCCTGTGCTAGCTTCTGGGGCAGACCGATGG TGCCTGTGCATCCGCATGCGCGTCCTCATGCCTTCCCCCATGCACCTCAAATGCAGCGAGCGCCGACGCCAGCCTCGCACTATGGCTATCGTTTCAATACCTACAGCTTGCCCTAcaatgggcagcagcagcagcagcagtgcccaCGGGCCATGCCTAGTCGAATGACGGCGCCAGTTTTGGGCGATGATAGTCTTAGCCCCATGCCAATGCTAGCGATTAATCAGCTAGCAATGATGCCGCCCCCCGTCCCGTTCCCAATTCCAGTGCCAGCGCcattgccacagcagcaacaccaaatatcaaagcagcaacaagaaccaagcagcggtggcagcagcaattcctCCTACAGCAGCTCCTCTAGCTTAAGTTCTGAGCAGCTCGTAGCGCAAagcttgctgctgccccagctAGGCACTGACAGTTGCAGCGCCAATTGCAGCGGCAATATCAatagcagtggcagtggcattgGCAACGGAAGTGGGGTCGACAGTCAATTTTCCTGCTCGTCGAGCGGAATGTCAGATCAGTTGTCGGATAGTATGATAAGTGTCTCTTCGGTGTTGCAATCAAGCACGTCCAATTTGCCTTCAAGCAGTTTGAGCTCCTCAGTGGACAACAAtgataacgataacgataacgacAAGGACAATGATAACGATGCGCAAAGTGTGAGCGATAATGATATTCAAGGCCCAGATAGGTCGACAGAGACCGAAAGTGAAATTTTGGGTGACAACGATGAGGATAACGATGACGATAACGATAACTGTAACGATGTCAGAGAAGCTGTAGCTGTGCTCAATGTGCCCTTTGACTATGAACCGCCTGACAGCAACCACAGTATCGATAAGTCACAAAGCGCctctggcagcggcagcggcagcagcaacagcaacagtgacaccagcaacagcaacaatctcAACGAGTCGATGGAGCAAGATCAAGCACCAAAAGATGAAGTCGACGAAGCTGGTGAAATTGAAAAAGAGCTAGGGCAAGAGCTAGATGAAGAGGATAAACATCCTGGCAAGCAATACAGCAGCTTGTTTATGCAACCCACTGGTCCCATGATGCCCACCATGCCACCCATGCCGCTAATGCGTTTAATCGTCTCACAGAATAGCAATCGAGTCGATCCCTCGCCCATGATGTACGAGATTAACGACAATGTCTTTGTCAATCCCAATGTAACGCCACACTTGGTCAACAACATGGGCGTAATGCCACCCAGTGGCACCCAAATGAACCACAATGGACCCAGCATGACCAACGTGCCACCCAACATTCATTTCATGCCAAACGAACTGCTGCCCGACGCTGCCCCAACGTTGCCAGCGCCAACTCCGCCTTTGTTAAATACCTATGGCATGCACTATCCATCTGACTATCAGCCGGCGGTCGCGCTGCCACTGTCAATAcagcaaggagcagcagcacagcctCAAGTAGCACCTCCAGCACctccaccgccgccgccgccgccgccgccgccgccactgccaCCAACGCCACCGCCACAGCCACCATCGCCCCATTGGCATGACGCAAGCTGCAAGGACTGCGCCTACACCAATCATGTCCTGCAGTTCGACGCCTCACACGCCCCGCAATTGGATATGAGCATGAACATGAACATGAATATGAATCCCTACTCATATCACTTTACTGAGCATAGTGCAAGTCAGGAGAATAATGCGGCCACCAACTATGAAGGCGTCAATAGACCACCCTCCCTCTATATACCTAATCCACACTTTAGATACTGA